A window of Candidatus Poribacteria bacterium contains these coding sequences:
- a CDS encoding NIL domain-containing protein — MASLRLRLTFPPDLITEPIIHNIGQQYNVITSIRRADVTADRGWVILEIRGEPDELERVVEHLTNVKVKVEPIEGDVVQ; from the coding sequence TTAAGACTTCGTTTGACCTTCCCGCCGGATCTAATCACTGAGCCCATCATTCACAATATCGGTCAACAGTATAATGTGATCACGAGCATTCGACGCGCCGACGTCACGGCTGACCGTGGGTGGGTTATCTTGGAGATTAGAGGTGAGCCTGACGAGCTTGAACGGGTTGTTGAGCATCTCACGAATGTGAAGGTGAAAGTTGAACCGATTGAAGGAGATGTAGTGCAGTAA